A genomic window from Sebastes fasciatus isolate fSebFas1 chromosome 7, fSebFas1.pri, whole genome shotgun sequence includes:
- the LOC141770856 gene encoding melatonin receptor type 1B-like, protein MGLSVIGSIFNITGIAINRYCYICHSFSYDKLYSYRNTLLLVALIWLLTVIAIVPNFFVGSLQYDPRIYSCTFAQTVSTSYTITVVVIHFFVPISVVTFCYLRIWILVIQVRRKVKSEVRPRIKPSDLRNFITMFVVFVLFAICWAPLNLIGLAVAINPEAVVPHIPEWLFVVSYFMAYFNSCLNAIIYGLLNQNFRREYKRIVMSVWMPHLFFQETSRGGTEGLKSKPSPGLNNNEQVKGETL, encoded by the coding sequence ATGGGTTTGAGTGTTATTGGCTCCATCTTCAACATAACAGGCATTGCCATCAACCGCTACTGTTACATCTGCCACAGCTTCAGCTACGACAAGCTGTACAGCTACCGCAACACGCTGCTGCTGGTTGCACTTATCTGGCTGCTGACAGTCATAGCCATAGTGCCAAACTTCTTTGTCGGCTCGCTGCAGTACGACCCACGCATCTACTCATGCACATTTGCACAGACAGTCAGCACGTCCTACACCATCACAGTGGTGGTCATCCATTTCTTTGTGCCCATTTCCGTGGTCACCTTCTGTTACCTGCGTATCTGGATCCTGGTCATCCAGGTGAGGCGAAAGGTAAAGTCAGAGGTCCGCCCTCGTATCAAGCCCAGTGACCTGAGGAACTTTATCACCATGTTTGTGGTGTTCGTGTTGTTTGCTATTTGTTGGGCGCCACTCAACTTGATTGGGCTTGCTGTTGCTATCAATCCTGAAGCAGTGGTGCCTCACATCCCAGAGTGGCTCTTTGTGGTCAGCTACTTCATGGCTTACTTCAACAGTTGCCTTAATGCCATCATCTATGGCCTGCTGAACCAGAACTTCCGCAGGGAGTACAAGCGGATTGTCATGTCTGTGTGGATGCCACACCTCTTCTTCCAGGAGACGTCCCGTGGGGGCACTGAGGGCTTGAAGAGTAAACCCTCGCCCGGACTCAATAACAACGAGCAAGTAAAAGGAGAAACTCTGTGA